A part of Peromyscus maniculatus bairdii isolate BWxNUB_F1_BW_parent chromosome 10, HU_Pman_BW_mat_3.1, whole genome shotgun sequence genomic DNA contains:
- the Sh3bp2 gene encoding SH3 domain-binding protein 2 isoform X4, with amino-acid sequence MEAEEMHWPVPMKAIGAQNLLTMPGGVTKAGYLHKKGGTQLQLLKWPLRFVIIHKRCIYYFKSSTSASPQGAFSLSGYNRVMRAAEETTSNNVFPFKIIHISKKHRTWFFSASSEDERKSWMALLRKEIGHFHEKKELPLETSDSSSDTDSFYGAVERPIDISLSPYPTDNEDYEHEDEDDSYLEPDSPGPMKLEDSLTHPPAYPPPPVPVPRKPAFSDLPRAHSFTSKSPSPLLPPPPPKRSLPDAGPALEDAKKDPLGLRRIEPGLRVPATPRRMSDPPLGNAPTVPSLRKPCFRDSVNPSPEPWTPGHGTSSVSSSAAMAVATSRNCDKLKSFHLSSRGPPTSEPPPVPANKPKFLKITEEASPREAAKPGLFVPPVAPRPPVPKMPIPEATVRPAVLPRPEKTPLPNLQRSPPDGQSFRSFSFEKARQPSRADPGEEDSDEDYEKVPLPNSVFVNTTESCEVERLFKATNPRGEPQDGLYCIRNSSTKSGKVLVVWDESSNKVRNYRIFEKDSKFYLEGEVLFTSVGSMVEHYHTHVLPSHQSLLLRHPYGYTGPR; translated from the exons ATGGAGGCTGAGGAAATGCATTGGCCTGTCCCCATGAAAGCCATTGGTGCCCAGAATCTGCTGACCATGCCTGGTGGTGTGACCAAGGCTGGCTACCTGCATAAGAAGGGTGGcacccagctgcagctgctcAAAT GGCCTCTACGCTTCGTGATCATCCACAAGCGCTGCATCTACTACTTCAAGAGTAGCACATCTGCCTCTCCGCAGGGTGCCTTCTCCCTGAGTGGCTACAACCG AGTGATGCGGGCAGCGGAGGAGACGACATCCAACAACGTCTTCCCATTCAAGATCATTCACATCAGCAAGAAGCATCGCACGTGGTTCTTCTCAGCCTCCTCTGAGGATGAGCGCAAG AGCTGGATGGCCTTGCTACGCAAGGAAATCGGCCACTTCCATGAGAAGAAGGAGCTACCTCTAGAAACCAG TGACTCTAGCTCAGACACGGACAGCTTCTACGGTGCGGTTGAGCGACCTATAGATATCAGCCTCTCTCCATACCCCACAGACAATGAAG ACTATGAACATGAAGATGAGGATGACTCGTACTTGGAACCTGACTCCCCAGGGCCCATGAAGCTTGAGG ATTCCCTGACACATCCACCAGCCTACCCACCACCCCCTGTGCCCGTACCTCGGAAGCCAGCCTTCTCTGACTTGCCCCGTGCCCACTCCTTCACCTCCAAAAGCCCAAGCCCCTtacttccacccccaccccctaagCGAAGCCTTCCGGATGCTGGCCCTGCCCTTGAGGATGCTAAGAAGGACCCATTGGGCTTGAGGCGAATAGAGCCTGGCCTCAGGGTGCCTGCTACCCCTCGGAGGATGAGTGACCCTCCATTGGGCAATGCACCCACCGTGCCCAGCCTCCGGAAACCTTGCTTCCGAGACAGCGTGAACCCCAGCCCGGAACCCTGGACCCCTGGCCATGGGACTAGCTCTGTCTCCAGCTCTGCCGCCATGGCTGTTGCCACCTCAAGGAACTGTGACAAACTCAAGTCCTTCCACCTGTCTTCCCGAGGGCCGCCCACGTCTGAGCCCCCGCCCGTGCCTGCCAATAAGCCCAAGTTCCTGAAGATAACTGAAGAGGCCTCCCCGAGGGAGGCAGCCAAGCCTGGACTCTTTGTGCCCCCCGTGGCCCCCAGGCCTCCTGTGCCGAAGATGCCCATCCCTGAGGCTACAGTTCGGCCTGCCGTGCTGCCTAGACCAGAAAAGACACCTCTCCCCAACCTCCA GCGATCCCCCCCTGATGGACAGAGTTTCAGGAGCTTCTCCTTTGAAAAGGCCCGACAGCCCTCACGGGCTGACCCTGGCGAGGAGGACTCAGATGAGGACTATGAGAAG GTGCCGCTGCCTAATTCCGTGTTTGTCAACACCACAGAATCCTGCGAGGTAGAAAG GTTGTTCAAAGCTACGAATCCCCGTGGAGAGCCTCAGGATGGGCTGTATTGCATCCGGAACTCCTCCACCAAGTCAGGGAAG GTCTTGGTCGTGTGGGATGAATCCTCGAACAAAGTGAGGAACTATCGCATCTTTGAGAAG GACTCTAAGTTCTACCTGGAAGGTGAGGTTCTGTTTACAAGTGTGGGCAGCATGGTGGAGCACTACCACACTCatgtgctgcccagccaccaaagcCTGTTGCTGCGGCACCCATACGGCTACACTGGGCCCAGGTGA
- the Sh3bp2 gene encoding SH3 domain-binding protein 2 isoform X5, which produces MAGPGSRPRSWGWRETGSGDEAAAGVPGQGLCRCAQGRRALAAPRKPAAPAAWTSFMEAEEMHWPVPMKAIGAQNLLTMPGGVTKAGYLHKKGGTQLQLLKWPLRFVIIHKRCIYYFKSSTSASPQGAFSLSGYNRVMRAAEETTSNNVFPFKIIHISKKHRTWFFSASSEDERKSWMALLRKEIGHFHEKKELPLETSDSSSDTDSFYGAVERPIDISLSPYPTDNEDYEHEDEDDSYLEPDSPGPMKLEDSLTHPPAYPPPPVPVPRKPAFSDLPRAHSFTSKSPSPLLPPPPPKRSLPDAGPALEDAKKDPLGLRRIEPGLRVPATPRRMSDPPLGNAPTVPSLRKPCFRDSVNPSPEPWTPGHGTSSVSSSAAMAVATSRNCDKLKSFHLSSRGPPTSEPPPVPANKPKFLKITEEASPREAAKPGLFVPPVAPRPPVPKMPIPEATVRPAVLPRPEKTPLPNLQRSPPDGQSFRSFSFEKARQPSRADPGEEDSDEDYEKVPLPNSVFVNTTESCEVERLFKATNPRGEPQDGLYCIRNSSTKSGKVLVVWDESSNKVRNYRIFEKDSKFYLEGEVLFTSVGSMVEHYHTHVLPSHQSLLLRHPYGYTGPR; this is translated from the exons ATGGCGGGCCCGGGGTCGCGGCCACGGAGCTGGGGCTGGCGGGAGACTGGCTCTGGGGACGAGGCTGCGGCCGGTGTGCCCGGCCAGGGACTATGTCGCTGCGCACAAGGGAGGCGGGCGCTGGCCGCCCCCCGGAAGCCGGCTGCACCCGCCGCGTGGACATC CTTCATGGAGGCTGAGGAAATGCATTGGCCTGTCCCCATGAAAGCCATTGGTGCCCAGAATCTGCTGACCATGCCTGGTGGTGTGACCAAGGCTGGCTACCTGCATAAGAAGGGTGGcacccagctgcagctgctcAAAT GGCCTCTACGCTTCGTGATCATCCACAAGCGCTGCATCTACTACTTCAAGAGTAGCACATCTGCCTCTCCGCAGGGTGCCTTCTCCCTGAGTGGCTACAACCG AGTGATGCGGGCAGCGGAGGAGACGACATCCAACAACGTCTTCCCATTCAAGATCATTCACATCAGCAAGAAGCATCGCACGTGGTTCTTCTCAGCCTCCTCTGAGGATGAGCGCAAG AGCTGGATGGCCTTGCTACGCAAGGAAATCGGCCACTTCCATGAGAAGAAGGAGCTACCTCTAGAAACCAG TGACTCTAGCTCAGACACGGACAGCTTCTACGGTGCGGTTGAGCGACCTATAGATATCAGCCTCTCTCCATACCCCACAGACAATGAAG ACTATGAACATGAAGATGAGGATGACTCGTACTTGGAACCTGACTCCCCAGGGCCCATGAAGCTTGAGG ATTCCCTGACACATCCACCAGCCTACCCACCACCCCCTGTGCCCGTACCTCGGAAGCCAGCCTTCTCTGACTTGCCCCGTGCCCACTCCTTCACCTCCAAAAGCCCAAGCCCCTtacttccacccccaccccctaagCGAAGCCTTCCGGATGCTGGCCCTGCCCTTGAGGATGCTAAGAAGGACCCATTGGGCTTGAGGCGAATAGAGCCTGGCCTCAGGGTGCCTGCTACCCCTCGGAGGATGAGTGACCCTCCATTGGGCAATGCACCCACCGTGCCCAGCCTCCGGAAACCTTGCTTCCGAGACAGCGTGAACCCCAGCCCGGAACCCTGGACCCCTGGCCATGGGACTAGCTCTGTCTCCAGCTCTGCCGCCATGGCTGTTGCCACCTCAAGGAACTGTGACAAACTCAAGTCCTTCCACCTGTCTTCCCGAGGGCCGCCCACGTCTGAGCCCCCGCCCGTGCCTGCCAATAAGCCCAAGTTCCTGAAGATAACTGAAGAGGCCTCCCCGAGGGAGGCAGCCAAGCCTGGACTCTTTGTGCCCCCCGTGGCCCCCAGGCCTCCTGTGCCGAAGATGCCCATCCCTGAGGCTACAGTTCGGCCTGCCGTGCTGCCTAGACCAGAAAAGACACCTCTCCCCAACCTCCA GCGATCCCCCCCTGATGGACAGAGTTTCAGGAGCTTCTCCTTTGAAAAGGCCCGACAGCCCTCACGGGCTGACCCTGGCGAGGAGGACTCAGATGAGGACTATGAGAAG GTGCCGCTGCCTAATTCCGTGTTTGTCAACACCACAGAATCCTGCGAGGTAGAAAG GTTGTTCAAAGCTACGAATCCCCGTGGAGAGCCTCAGGATGGGCTGTATTGCATCCGGAACTCCTCCACCAAGTCAGGGAAG GTCTTGGTCGTGTGGGATGAATCCTCGAACAAAGTGAGGAACTATCGCATCTTTGAGAAG GACTCTAAGTTCTACCTGGAAGGTGAGGTTCTGTTTACAAGTGTGGGCAGCATGGTGGAGCACTACCACACTCatgtgctgcccagccaccaaagcCTGTTGCTGCGGCACCCATACGGCTACACTGGGCCCAGGTGA
- the Sh3bp2 gene encoding SH3 domain-binding protein 2 isoform X1 — MLVRCRLESLPKAPGLNSLSGLKDSCPQQVTGRSRAMCWVNAMSFMEAEEMHWPVPMKAIGAQNLLTMPGGVTKAGYLHKKGGTQLQLLKWPLRFVIIHKRCIYYFKSSTSASPQGAFSLSGYNRVMRAAEETTSNNVFPFKIIHISKKHRTWFFSASSEDERKSWMALLRKEIGHFHEKKELPLETSDSSSDTDSFYGAVERPIDISLSPYPTDNEDYEHEDEDDSYLEPDSPGPMKLEDSLTHPPAYPPPPVPVPRKPAFSDLPRAHSFTSKSPSPLLPPPPPKRSLPDAGPALEDAKKDPLGLRRIEPGLRVPATPRRMSDPPLGNAPTVPSLRKPCFRDSVNPSPEPWTPGHGTSSVSSSAAMAVATSRNCDKLKSFHLSSRGPPTSEPPPVPANKPKFLKITEEASPREAAKPGLFVPPVAPRPPVPKMPIPEATVRPAVLPRPEKTPLPNLQRSPPDGQSFRSFSFEKARQPSRADPGEEDSDEDYEKVPLPNSVFVNTTESCEVERLFKATNPRGEPQDGLYCIRNSSTKSGKVLVVWDESSNKVRNYRIFEKDSKFYLEGEVLFTSVGSMVEHYHTHVLPSHQSLLLRHPYGYTGPR; from the exons CTTCATGGAGGCTGAGGAAATGCATTGGCCTGTCCCCATGAAAGCCATTGGTGCCCAGAATCTGCTGACCATGCCTGGTGGTGTGACCAAGGCTGGCTACCTGCATAAGAAGGGTGGcacccagctgcagctgctcAAAT GGCCTCTACGCTTCGTGATCATCCACAAGCGCTGCATCTACTACTTCAAGAGTAGCACATCTGCCTCTCCGCAGGGTGCCTTCTCCCTGAGTGGCTACAACCG AGTGATGCGGGCAGCGGAGGAGACGACATCCAACAACGTCTTCCCATTCAAGATCATTCACATCAGCAAGAAGCATCGCACGTGGTTCTTCTCAGCCTCCTCTGAGGATGAGCGCAAG AGCTGGATGGCCTTGCTACGCAAGGAAATCGGCCACTTCCATGAGAAGAAGGAGCTACCTCTAGAAACCAG TGACTCTAGCTCAGACACGGACAGCTTCTACGGTGCGGTTGAGCGACCTATAGATATCAGCCTCTCTCCATACCCCACAGACAATGAAG ACTATGAACATGAAGATGAGGATGACTCGTACTTGGAACCTGACTCCCCAGGGCCCATGAAGCTTGAGG ATTCCCTGACACATCCACCAGCCTACCCACCACCCCCTGTGCCCGTACCTCGGAAGCCAGCCTTCTCTGACTTGCCCCGTGCCCACTCCTTCACCTCCAAAAGCCCAAGCCCCTtacttccacccccaccccctaagCGAAGCCTTCCGGATGCTGGCCCTGCCCTTGAGGATGCTAAGAAGGACCCATTGGGCTTGAGGCGAATAGAGCCTGGCCTCAGGGTGCCTGCTACCCCTCGGAGGATGAGTGACCCTCCATTGGGCAATGCACCCACCGTGCCCAGCCTCCGGAAACCTTGCTTCCGAGACAGCGTGAACCCCAGCCCGGAACCCTGGACCCCTGGCCATGGGACTAGCTCTGTCTCCAGCTCTGCCGCCATGGCTGTTGCCACCTCAAGGAACTGTGACAAACTCAAGTCCTTCCACCTGTCTTCCCGAGGGCCGCCCACGTCTGAGCCCCCGCCCGTGCCTGCCAATAAGCCCAAGTTCCTGAAGATAACTGAAGAGGCCTCCCCGAGGGAGGCAGCCAAGCCTGGACTCTTTGTGCCCCCCGTGGCCCCCAGGCCTCCTGTGCCGAAGATGCCCATCCCTGAGGCTACAGTTCGGCCTGCCGTGCTGCCTAGACCAGAAAAGACACCTCTCCCCAACCTCCA GCGATCCCCCCCTGATGGACAGAGTTTCAGGAGCTTCTCCTTTGAAAAGGCCCGACAGCCCTCACGGGCTGACCCTGGCGAGGAGGACTCAGATGAGGACTATGAGAAG GTGCCGCTGCCTAATTCCGTGTTTGTCAACACCACAGAATCCTGCGAGGTAGAAAG GTTGTTCAAAGCTACGAATCCCCGTGGAGAGCCTCAGGATGGGCTGTATTGCATCCGGAACTCCTCCACCAAGTCAGGGAAG GTCTTGGTCGTGTGGGATGAATCCTCGAACAAAGTGAGGAACTATCGCATCTTTGAGAAG GACTCTAAGTTCTACCTGGAAGGTGAGGTTCTGTTTACAAGTGTGGGCAGCATGGTGGAGCACTACCACACTCatgtgctgcccagccaccaaagcCTGTTGCTGCGGCACCCATACGGCTACACTGGGCCCAGGTGA
- the Sh3bp2 gene encoding SH3 domain-binding protein 2 isoform X2 has product MAGPGSRPRSWGWRETGSGDEAAAGVPGQGLCRCAQGRRALAAPRKPAAPAAWTSFMEAEEMHWPVPMKAIGAQNLLTMPGGVTKAGYLHKKGGTQLQLLKWPLRFVIIHKRCIYYFKSSTSASPQGAFSLSGYNRVMRAAEETTSNNVFPFKIIHISKKHRTWFFSASSEDERKSWMALLRKEIGHFHEKKELPLETSDSSSDTDSFYGAVERPIDISLSPYPTDNEDSLTHPPAYPPPPVPVPRKPAFSDLPRAHSFTSKSPSPLLPPPPPKRSLPDAGPALEDAKKDPLGLRRIEPGLRVPATPRRMSDPPLGNAPTVPSLRKPCFRDSVNPSPEPWTPGHGTSSVSSSAAMAVATSRNCDKLKSFHLSSRGPPTSEPPPVPANKPKFLKITEEASPREAAKPGLFVPPVAPRPPVPKMPIPEATVRPAVLPRPEKTPLPNLQRSPPDGQSFRSFSFEKARQPSRADPGEEDSDEDYEKVPLPNSVFVNTTESCEVERLFKATNPRGEPQDGLYCIRNSSTKSGKVLVVWDESSNKVRNYRIFEKDSKFYLEGEVLFTSVGSMVEHYHTHVLPSHQSLLLRHPYGYTGPR; this is encoded by the exons ATGGCGGGCCCGGGGTCGCGGCCACGGAGCTGGGGCTGGCGGGAGACTGGCTCTGGGGACGAGGCTGCGGCCGGTGTGCCCGGCCAGGGACTATGTCGCTGCGCACAAGGGAGGCGGGCGCTGGCCGCCCCCCGGAAGCCGGCTGCACCCGCCGCGTGGACATC CTTCATGGAGGCTGAGGAAATGCATTGGCCTGTCCCCATGAAAGCCATTGGTGCCCAGAATCTGCTGACCATGCCTGGTGGTGTGACCAAGGCTGGCTACCTGCATAAGAAGGGTGGcacccagctgcagctgctcAAAT GGCCTCTACGCTTCGTGATCATCCACAAGCGCTGCATCTACTACTTCAAGAGTAGCACATCTGCCTCTCCGCAGGGTGCCTTCTCCCTGAGTGGCTACAACCG AGTGATGCGGGCAGCGGAGGAGACGACATCCAACAACGTCTTCCCATTCAAGATCATTCACATCAGCAAGAAGCATCGCACGTGGTTCTTCTCAGCCTCCTCTGAGGATGAGCGCAAG AGCTGGATGGCCTTGCTACGCAAGGAAATCGGCCACTTCCATGAGAAGAAGGAGCTACCTCTAGAAACCAG TGACTCTAGCTCAGACACGGACAGCTTCTACGGTGCGGTTGAGCGACCTATAGATATCAGCCTCTCTCCATACCCCACAGACAATGAAG ATTCCCTGACACATCCACCAGCCTACCCACCACCCCCTGTGCCCGTACCTCGGAAGCCAGCCTTCTCTGACTTGCCCCGTGCCCACTCCTTCACCTCCAAAAGCCCAAGCCCCTtacttccacccccaccccctaagCGAAGCCTTCCGGATGCTGGCCCTGCCCTTGAGGATGCTAAGAAGGACCCATTGGGCTTGAGGCGAATAGAGCCTGGCCTCAGGGTGCCTGCTACCCCTCGGAGGATGAGTGACCCTCCATTGGGCAATGCACCCACCGTGCCCAGCCTCCGGAAACCTTGCTTCCGAGACAGCGTGAACCCCAGCCCGGAACCCTGGACCCCTGGCCATGGGACTAGCTCTGTCTCCAGCTCTGCCGCCATGGCTGTTGCCACCTCAAGGAACTGTGACAAACTCAAGTCCTTCCACCTGTCTTCCCGAGGGCCGCCCACGTCTGAGCCCCCGCCCGTGCCTGCCAATAAGCCCAAGTTCCTGAAGATAACTGAAGAGGCCTCCCCGAGGGAGGCAGCCAAGCCTGGACTCTTTGTGCCCCCCGTGGCCCCCAGGCCTCCTGTGCCGAAGATGCCCATCCCTGAGGCTACAGTTCGGCCTGCCGTGCTGCCTAGACCAGAAAAGACACCTCTCCCCAACCTCCA GCGATCCCCCCCTGATGGACAGAGTTTCAGGAGCTTCTCCTTTGAAAAGGCCCGACAGCCCTCACGGGCTGACCCTGGCGAGGAGGACTCAGATGAGGACTATGAGAAG GTGCCGCTGCCTAATTCCGTGTTTGTCAACACCACAGAATCCTGCGAGGTAGAAAG GTTGTTCAAAGCTACGAATCCCCGTGGAGAGCCTCAGGATGGGCTGTATTGCATCCGGAACTCCTCCACCAAGTCAGGGAAG GTCTTGGTCGTGTGGGATGAATCCTCGAACAAAGTGAGGAACTATCGCATCTTTGAGAAG GACTCTAAGTTCTACCTGGAAGGTGAGGTTCTGTTTACAAGTGTGGGCAGCATGGTGGAGCACTACCACACTCatgtgctgcccagccaccaaagcCTGTTGCTGCGGCACCCATACGGCTACACTGGGCCCAGGTGA
- the Sh3bp2 gene encoding SH3 domain-binding protein 2 isoform X3 encodes MKEDGAETALFLCPTPPKHGARRSFMEAEEMHWPVPMKAIGAQNLLTMPGGVTKAGYLHKKGGTQLQLLKWPLRFVIIHKRCIYYFKSSTSASPQGAFSLSGYNRVMRAAEETTSNNVFPFKIIHISKKHRTWFFSASSEDERKSWMALLRKEIGHFHEKKELPLETSDSSSDTDSFYGAVERPIDISLSPYPTDNEDYEHEDEDDSYLEPDSPGPMKLEDSLTHPPAYPPPPVPVPRKPAFSDLPRAHSFTSKSPSPLLPPPPPKRSLPDAGPALEDAKKDPLGLRRIEPGLRVPATPRRMSDPPLGNAPTVPSLRKPCFRDSVNPSPEPWTPGHGTSSVSSSAAMAVATSRNCDKLKSFHLSSRGPPTSEPPPVPANKPKFLKITEEASPREAAKPGLFVPPVAPRPPVPKMPIPEATVRPAVLPRPEKTPLPNLQRSPPDGQSFRSFSFEKARQPSRADPGEEDSDEDYEKVPLPNSVFVNTTESCEVERLFKATNPRGEPQDGLYCIRNSSTKSGKVLVVWDESSNKVRNYRIFEKDSKFYLEGEVLFTSVGSMVEHYHTHVLPSHQSLLLRHPYGYTGPR; translated from the exons CTTCATGGAGGCTGAGGAAATGCATTGGCCTGTCCCCATGAAAGCCATTGGTGCCCAGAATCTGCTGACCATGCCTGGTGGTGTGACCAAGGCTGGCTACCTGCATAAGAAGGGTGGcacccagctgcagctgctcAAAT GGCCTCTACGCTTCGTGATCATCCACAAGCGCTGCATCTACTACTTCAAGAGTAGCACATCTGCCTCTCCGCAGGGTGCCTTCTCCCTGAGTGGCTACAACCG AGTGATGCGGGCAGCGGAGGAGACGACATCCAACAACGTCTTCCCATTCAAGATCATTCACATCAGCAAGAAGCATCGCACGTGGTTCTTCTCAGCCTCCTCTGAGGATGAGCGCAAG AGCTGGATGGCCTTGCTACGCAAGGAAATCGGCCACTTCCATGAGAAGAAGGAGCTACCTCTAGAAACCAG TGACTCTAGCTCAGACACGGACAGCTTCTACGGTGCGGTTGAGCGACCTATAGATATCAGCCTCTCTCCATACCCCACAGACAATGAAG ACTATGAACATGAAGATGAGGATGACTCGTACTTGGAACCTGACTCCCCAGGGCCCATGAAGCTTGAGG ATTCCCTGACACATCCACCAGCCTACCCACCACCCCCTGTGCCCGTACCTCGGAAGCCAGCCTTCTCTGACTTGCCCCGTGCCCACTCCTTCACCTCCAAAAGCCCAAGCCCCTtacttccacccccaccccctaagCGAAGCCTTCCGGATGCTGGCCCTGCCCTTGAGGATGCTAAGAAGGACCCATTGGGCTTGAGGCGAATAGAGCCTGGCCTCAGGGTGCCTGCTACCCCTCGGAGGATGAGTGACCCTCCATTGGGCAATGCACCCACCGTGCCCAGCCTCCGGAAACCTTGCTTCCGAGACAGCGTGAACCCCAGCCCGGAACCCTGGACCCCTGGCCATGGGACTAGCTCTGTCTCCAGCTCTGCCGCCATGGCTGTTGCCACCTCAAGGAACTGTGACAAACTCAAGTCCTTCCACCTGTCTTCCCGAGGGCCGCCCACGTCTGAGCCCCCGCCCGTGCCTGCCAATAAGCCCAAGTTCCTGAAGATAACTGAAGAGGCCTCCCCGAGGGAGGCAGCCAAGCCTGGACTCTTTGTGCCCCCCGTGGCCCCCAGGCCTCCTGTGCCGAAGATGCCCATCCCTGAGGCTACAGTTCGGCCTGCCGTGCTGCCTAGACCAGAAAAGACACCTCTCCCCAACCTCCA GCGATCCCCCCCTGATGGACAGAGTTTCAGGAGCTTCTCCTTTGAAAAGGCCCGACAGCCCTCACGGGCTGACCCTGGCGAGGAGGACTCAGATGAGGACTATGAGAAG GTGCCGCTGCCTAATTCCGTGTTTGTCAACACCACAGAATCCTGCGAGGTAGAAAG GTTGTTCAAAGCTACGAATCCCCGTGGAGAGCCTCAGGATGGGCTGTATTGCATCCGGAACTCCTCCACCAAGTCAGGGAAG GTCTTGGTCGTGTGGGATGAATCCTCGAACAAAGTGAGGAACTATCGCATCTTTGAGAAG GACTCTAAGTTCTACCTGGAAGGTGAGGTTCTGTTTACAAGTGTGGGCAGCATGGTGGAGCACTACCACACTCatgtgctgcccagccaccaaagcCTGTTGCTGCGGCACCCATACGGCTACACTGGGCCCAGGTGA